One part of the Pseudomonas sp. MYb118 genome encodes these proteins:
- the atpA gene encoding F0F1 ATP synthase subunit alpha: MQQLNPSEISEIIKGRIDKLDVTSQARNEGTVVSVSDGIVRIHGLADVMYGEMIEFPGGVYGMALNLEQDSVGAVVLGAYTSLAEGMSAKCTGRILQVPVGKELLGRVVDALGNPVDGKGPLNNTETDAVEKVAPGVIWRKSVDQPVQTGYKAVDAMIPVGRGQRELIIGDRQIGKTALAIDAIINQKDSGIFCVYVAIGQKQSTIANVVRKLEENGALANTIIVAASASESPALQYLAPYSGCTMGEYFRDRGEDALIVYDDLSKQAVAYRQISLLLRRPPGREAYPGDVFYLHSRLLERASRVSEEYVEKFTNGAVTGKTGSLTALPIIETQAGDVSAFVPTNVISITDGQIFLESAMFNSGIRPAVNAGVSVSRVGGAAQTKIIKKLSGGIRTALAQYRELAAFAQFASDLDEATRKQLEHGQRVTELMKQKQYAPMSIADMSLSLYAAERGFLTDVENAKVGSFEQALIAYFNRDHADLMAKINVKGDFNDEIDAGLKAGIEKFKATQTW; the protein is encoded by the coding sequence ATGCAGCAACTCAATCCTTCCGAAATTAGTGAAATTATCAAGGGCCGCATCGACAAGCTCGATGTGACCTCCCAAGCCCGTAACGAAGGCACTGTCGTCAGCGTATCTGACGGCATCGTGCGGATTCACGGTCTGGCCGACGTCATGTACGGCGAGATGATCGAGTTTCCGGGCGGCGTCTACGGTATGGCCCTCAACCTGGAGCAAGACTCCGTAGGTGCCGTTGTACTGGGCGCATACACCAGTCTGGCTGAAGGCATGAGCGCCAAGTGCACAGGCCGCATCCTGCAGGTTCCGGTTGGTAAGGAACTGCTGGGTCGCGTAGTCGACGCACTGGGTAACCCAGTTGACGGCAAAGGTCCGCTGAACAACACCGAGACCGACGCGGTCGAGAAAGTTGCTCCAGGCGTGATCTGGCGTAAGTCGGTAGACCAGCCTGTACAGACTGGCTACAAGGCTGTCGATGCCATGATCCCTGTCGGCCGTGGCCAGCGTGAGCTGATCATCGGTGACCGTCAGATCGGTAAAACCGCTCTGGCGATCGACGCGATCATCAACCAGAAAGACAGCGGCATTTTCTGCGTCTACGTGGCAATCGGTCAGAAGCAATCGACCATCGCCAACGTGGTTCGCAAGCTGGAAGAAAACGGCGCCCTGGCCAACACGATCATCGTGGCTGCCAGTGCTTCGGAATCTCCTGCACTGCAATACCTGGCACCGTACTCCGGTTGCACCATGGGCGAATACTTCCGCGACCGCGGTGAAGACGCGCTGATCGTTTATGACGATCTGTCCAAGCAAGCAGTGGCTTACCGCCAGATTTCCCTGCTGCTGCGCCGTCCACCAGGACGTGAAGCTTACCCAGGCGACGTGTTCTATCTCCACTCCCGTCTGCTGGAGCGCGCATCCCGCGTTTCGGAAGAGTACGTAGAGAAGTTCACCAACGGCGCAGTGACTGGCAAAACCGGTTCCCTGACCGCACTGCCGATCATCGAAACCCAGGCTGGCGACGTTTCCGCGTTCGTTCCGACCAACGTGATTTCCATCACCGACGGTCAGATCTTCCTGGAATCGGCCATGTTCAACTCGGGCATCCGCCCTGCAGTGAACGCCGGTGTTTCGGTATCCCGTGTGGGTGGTGCCGCTCAGACCAAGATCATCAAGAAGCTGTCCGGTGGTATCCGTACCGCTCTGGCTCAGTACCGTGAACTGGCGGCATTCGCCCAGTTCGCTTCTGACCTGGACGAAGCGACCCGTAAGCAACTTGAGCATGGTCAGCGCGTAACCGAGCTGATGAAGCAGAAGCAATACGCGCCAATGTCGATCGCCGACATGTCGCTGTCGCTGTATGCCGCTGAGCGTGGGTTCCTGACTGACGTTGAAAACGCCAAGGTCGGCAGCTTCGAGCAAGCGCTGATTGCTTACTTCAACCGCGATCACGCCGACTTGATGGCGAAGATCAACGTGAAGGGTGATTTCAACGACGAAATCGACGCTGGCCTCAAAGCCGGTATCGAGAAGTTCAAGGCCACCCAAACCTGGTAA
- the atpG gene encoding F0F1 ATP synthase subunit gamma, whose translation MAGAKEIRSKIASIKSTQKITSAMEKVAVSKMRKAQMRMAASRPYAERIRQVIGHLANANPEYRHPFMIDREVKRVGYVVVSSDRGLCGGLNTNLFKALVKDMAVNRENGVEIDLCVVGSKGAAFFRNFGGNVVAAISHLGEEPSINDLIGSVKVMLDAYLDGRIDRLSVVSNKFVNTMTQSPTVEQLIPLVATPDQELKHHWDYLYEPDAKELLDGLMVRYVESQVYQAVVENNAAEQAARMIAMKNATDNAGDLISELQLVYNKARQAAITQEISEIVGGAAAV comes from the coding sequence ATGGCAGGCGCAAAAGAGATTCGCAGTAAGATTGCGAGCATCAAAAGCACGCAAAAAATTACCAGCGCCATGGAAAAAGTGGCGGTCAGCAAAATGCGCAAGGCACAAATGCGCATGGCTGCTAGCCGTCCTTATGCGGAGCGCATCCGCCAGGTTATTGGTCATCTGGCCAACGCTAACCCGGAATATCGCCACCCGTTCATGATCGACCGCGAAGTAAAGCGCGTCGGTTATGTCGTAGTGAGCAGTGACCGTGGTCTGTGTGGTGGCTTGAACACCAACCTGTTCAAGGCTTTGGTCAAGGACATGGCGGTAAACCGCGAAAACGGCGTCGAGATCGACCTGTGTGTCGTTGGTAGCAAGGGTGCGGCATTCTTCCGCAACTTCGGCGGTAACGTCGTTGCAGCTATCAGCCATCTGGGTGAAGAGCCGTCGATCAATGACCTGATCGGCAGCGTCAAGGTGATGCTGGATGCTTATCTGGACGGCCGTATCGATCGCCTGTCCGTGGTATCCAACAAGTTCGTCAACACCATGACGCAATCGCCTACCGTGGAGCAGTTGATTCCACTGGTGGCAACCCCGGATCAGGAACTCAAGCACCACTGGGATTATCTGTACGAACCGGACGCCAAAGAGCTGCTTGACGGCTTGATGGTGCGTTACGTGGAGTCGCAGGTCTACCAGGCGGTGGTCGAGAACAACGCGGCTGAACAAGCTGCGCGGATGATCGCGATGAAGAACGCTACCGACAACGCCGGTGATTTGATCAGCGAATTGCAGCTGGTCTACAACAAGGCGCGTCAGGCTGCGATCACCCAAGAGATCTCGGAAATCGTCGGCGGCGCTGCCGCGGTTTAA
- the glmU gene encoding bifunctional UDP-N-acetylglucosamine diphosphorylase/glucosamine-1-phosphate N-acetyltransferase GlmU, with protein sequence MSLEIVILAAGQGTRMRSALPKVLHPIAGNSMLGHVIHSARQLDPQRIHVVIGHGADAVRERLAADDLNFVLQDKQLGTGHAVAQAVPYIKADTVLILYGDVPLIEVDTLQRLLEKVAPQQLGLLTVELDDPTGYGRIVRDAAGKVTAIVEQKDANEAQRAITEGNTGILALPFAQMSGWMSRLSNNNAQGEYYLTDVIAMAVNDGLVVATEQPHDAMEVQGANDRKQLAELERHYQLRAARRLMAQGVTLRDPARFDVRGEVTVGRDVLIDINVILEGKVVIEDDVVIGPNCVIKDSTLRKGVVIKANSHIEGAVLGEGSDAGPFARLRPGSVLEARAHVGNFVELKNAHLGEGAKAGHLSYLGDAEIGARTNIGAGTITCNYDGVNKWKTVLGEDVFIGSNNSLVAPVDISSGATTAAGSTITQNVDKAQLAVGRARQKNIDGWKRPEKVKKG encoded by the coding sequence ATGTCTCTTGAAATTGTTATCCTCGCCGCTGGCCAGGGCACTCGTATGCGCTCGGCGCTGCCAAAGGTTCTGCACCCGATTGCCGGCAACTCGATGCTCGGCCATGTTATCCACAGCGCGCGACAGCTCGATCCACAACGTATTCACGTGGTGATCGGTCATGGTGCGGACGCCGTGCGCGAGCGTCTGGCGGCGGATGACCTGAATTTCGTCCTGCAAGACAAACAACTCGGTACTGGCCACGCGGTGGCTCAAGCCGTGCCCTACATCAAGGCCGATACCGTACTGATTCTCTACGGCGATGTGCCGTTGATCGAAGTGGATACCCTGCAACGCCTGCTCGAAAAAGTCGCGCCGCAGCAGCTGGGCCTGCTCACCGTCGAGCTCGACGACCCGACTGGTTACGGCCGTATCGTGCGTGATGCCGCCGGCAAGGTCACCGCCATCGTCGAGCAAAAAGACGCCAACGAAGCGCAGCGGGCGATCACTGAAGGCAATACCGGCATTCTTGCGCTGCCATTCGCGCAGATGAGCGGCTGGATGAGCCGACTCTCCAACAACAATGCCCAGGGCGAGTACTACCTCACCGACGTGATTGCGATGGCCGTCAACGATGGGCTGGTGGTCGCCACCGAACAGCCGCACGACGCCATGGAAGTGCAGGGCGCCAACGATCGCAAGCAACTGGCCGAGCTGGAGCGCCACTATCAGCTGCGCGCCGCCCGCCGTTTGATGGCGCAAGGCGTGACGCTACGCGACCCGGCGCGTTTCGATGTGCGCGGTGAAGTCACCGTTGGCCGCGACGTGCTGATCGACATCAACGTGATCCTCGAAGGCAAGGTGGTCATCGAAGACGACGTGGTGATCGGGCCCAATTGCGTGATCAAGGACAGTACCCTGCGCAAAGGCGTGGTGATCAAGGCCAACAGCCACATCGAAGGTGCGGTGCTCGGCGAAGGCAGCGATGCCGGGCCATTCGCCCGCCTGCGTCCAGGCTCCGTGCTGGAGGCTCGCGCGCATGTGGGTAACTTTGTTGAACTGAAGAATGCCCATCTGGGCGAAGGCGCAAAAGCCGGCCACCTGTCTTACCTCGGCGATGCCGAGATCGGCGCGCGGACCAACATCGGCGCGGGCACCATCACCTGCAACTACGACGGTGTGAACAAGTGGAAAACCGTGCTGGGCGAAGACGTGTTCATCGGTTCCAACAACTCGCTGGTGGCGCCTGTGGATATCTCCAGTGGTGCAACCACTGCAGCGGGCTCGACCATCACCCAGAATGTGGATAAAGCCCAGTTGGCGGTCGGTCGTGCTCGTCAGAAGAACATCGACGGCTGGAAACGGCCGGAGAAGGTCAAGAAAGGCTGA
- a CDS encoding F0F1 ATP synthase subunit B, whose product MNINATLIGQSVAFLIFVVFCMKFVWPPVIAALHERQKKIADGLDAASRAARDLELAQEKAGQQLREAKAQAAEIIEQAKKRGTQIVDEAREQARVEADRVKAQAQAEIEQELNSVKDALRAQVGSLAVGGAAKILGATIDQNAHAELVNQLAAEI is encoded by the coding sequence GTGAACATTAATGCGACCCTGATTGGCCAGTCCGTTGCGTTCCTGATTTTTGTTGTTTTCTGCATGAAGTTCGTATGGCCTCCGGTCATCGCGGCTCTGCACGAACGTCAAAAGAAGATCGCTGATGGTCTGGACGCTGCCAGCCGAGCAGCTCGCGACCTGGAGTTGGCCCAAGAGAAAGCGGGTCAGCAACTGCGCGAAGCGAAAGCTCAGGCAGCTGAAATCATCGAGCAAGCCAAGAAACGCGGTACCCAGATTGTCGACGAAGCCCGTGAACAGGCTCGCGTCGAAGCTGACCGTGTGAAGGCTCAGGCTCAGGCCGAGATCGAACAGGAACTGAACAGTGTCAAAGACGCGCTGCGCGCCCAAGTGGGTAGCCTGGCCGTTGGTGGTGCTGCGAAGATCCTGGGTGCCACAATCGATCAAAACGCGCACGCAGAGCTGGTTAACCAACTGGCTGCTGAAATCTAA
- a CDS encoding F0F1 ATP synthase subunit delta — protein sequence MAELTTLARPYAKAAFEHAQAHQQLANWSAMLGLAAAVSQDDTMQRVLKAPRLTSAEKATTFIDVCGDKFDAKAQNFIHVVAENDRLSLLPEISALFDLYKAEQEKSVDVEVTSAFALNQEQQDKLAKVLSARLNREVRLQVEEDSTLIGGVVIRAGDLVIDGSIRGKIAKLAEALKS from the coding sequence ATGGCAGAACTGACCACGTTGGCCCGACCTTACGCTAAGGCGGCCTTCGAGCACGCTCAGGCCCACCAGCAACTGGCCAATTGGTCAGCCATGCTCGGCCTGGCAGCAGCGGTGTCGCAAGACGACACCATGCAGCGCGTGCTCAAGGCCCCGCGACTGACGAGCGCAGAAAAGGCCACCACGTTCATTGACGTGTGTGGCGACAAGTTCGATGCCAAGGCACAGAATTTCATTCACGTCGTTGCCGAAAACGACCGTCTCTCGCTTTTGCCAGAGATCAGCGCTCTGTTCGACCTGTACAAGGCCGAGCAAGAGAAGTCGGTAGACGTTGAAGTGACCAGTGCTTTTGCATTGAACCAAGAACAGCAAGACAAACTCGCCAAGGTTCTCAGTGCACGACTCAACCGGGAAGTGCGCCTGCAAGTCGAGGAAGACAGTACCCTTATTGGTGGTGTTGTCATCCGCGCCGGCGACCTGGTTATCGATGGCTCGATTCGCGGCAAAATCGCGAAACTTGCCGAAGCATTGAAATCTTGA
- the glmS gene encoding glutamine--fructose-6-phosphate transaminase (isomerizing), with translation MCGIVGAVAERSITAILLEGLKRLEYRGYDSAGVAVLTNDAKLERMRRPGKVSELEAALEAEPLVGRLGIAHTRWATHGAPCERNAHPHFSGDLAVVHNGIIENHEVLREQLKGLGYVFTSDTDTEVIAHLLNHKLKDLGDLTVALKATVKELHGAYGLAVISAAQPDRLVAARSGSPLVIGLGLGENFLASDQLALRQVTDRFMYLEEGDIAEIRRDSVQIWDISGKAVERETVQYRDGAEAADKGEFRHFMLKEIHEQPAVVQRTLEGRLSPTGVLVQAFGPQAAELFAKVRNVQIVACGTSYHAGMVARYWLEELAGIPCQVEVASEFRYRKVVVQPDTLFVTISQSGETADTLAALRNAKELGFLASLAICNVGISSLVRESNLTLLTQAGREIGVASTKAFTTQLVGLLLLTLSLGQVRGTLAKGVEATLVEELRRLPTRLGEALAMDSTVEKIAELFAEKNHTLFLGRGAQFPVAMEGALKLKEISYIHAEAYPAGELKHGPLALVDNDMPVVTVAPNNELLEKLKSNLQEVRARGGQLIVFADEKAGMTNGEGTHVVHMPHIHDILSPILYTIPLQLLSYYVAVLKGTDVDQPRNLAKSVTVE, from the coding sequence ATGTGTGGAATTGTCGGCGCAGTTGCAGAACGTAGCATCACCGCCATCCTGCTCGAAGGCCTCAAGCGCCTTGAATACCGCGGTTACGACAGTGCCGGTGTCGCGGTGCTGACCAACGACGCCAAGCTCGAACGCATGCGTCGCCCGGGCAAGGTCAGTGAGCTGGAAGCCGCTCTCGAAGCCGAGCCTCTGGTCGGCCGCCTCGGCATTGCCCACACCCGTTGGGCGACCCACGGTGCGCCGTGCGAACGCAACGCCCACCCGCATTTTTCCGGCGACCTGGCGGTGGTGCACAACGGCATTATCGAGAACCACGAAGTCCTGCGCGAACAGCTCAAAGGCCTGGGTTACGTGTTCACCTCCGACACTGACACCGAAGTGATCGCGCACCTGCTGAACCACAAACTCAAGGACCTGGGTGACCTGACCGTGGCCCTCAAAGCCACCGTCAAAGAGCTGCATGGCGCCTACGGCCTGGCCGTGATCAGCGCTGCGCAACCGGATCGCCTGGTTGCCGCCCGCAGCGGCAGCCCGCTGGTGATCGGTCTGGGCCTGGGGGAAAACTTCCTGGCTTCCGACCAGTTGGCGCTGCGCCAGGTCACTGACCGCTTCATGTACCTGGAGGAGGGCGATATCGCCGAAATCCGCCGTGACAGCGTGCAAATCTGGGACATCAGCGGCAAAGCCGTCGAGCGTGAAACCGTGCAGTATCGCGACGGTGCCGAAGCCGCCGACAAGGGCGAATTCCGCCACTTCATGCTCAAGGAAATCCACGAACAACCGGCCGTCGTGCAGCGCACCCTCGAAGGTCGCCTGAGCCCGACGGGCGTGCTGGTGCAGGCGTTCGGCCCACAGGCCGCCGAGCTGTTCGCCAAAGTGCGCAACGTGCAGATCGTCGCGTGCGGCACCAGCTACCACGCCGGCATGGTTGCCCGTTACTGGCTGGAAGAGCTGGCCGGCATTCCGTGCCAGGTCGAAGTCGCCAGCGAATTCCGCTACCGCAAGGTGGTGGTGCAACCTGACACGCTGTTCGTGACCATCTCCCAGTCCGGCGAAACCGCCGACACCCTGGCCGCGCTGCGCAACGCCAAGGAGCTGGGTTTCCTCGCCAGCCTGGCCATCTGCAACGTCGGCATCAGCTCGCTGGTGCGTGAATCCAACCTGACCCTGTTGACCCAGGCCGGCCGCGAAATCGGCGTCGCCTCGACCAAGGCGTTCACCACCCAACTGGTAGGCCTGCTGTTGCTGACCCTGTCCCTGGGTCAGGTGCGCGGGACGCTGGCCAAAGGCGTGGAAGCCACGCTGGTCGAAGAACTGCGTCGCCTGCCAACCCGCCTGGGCGAAGCCCTGGCCATGGACAGCACCGTCGAGAAAATCGCCGAACTGTTCGCCGAGAAGAACCACACGCTGTTCCTCGGCCGTGGCGCGCAATTCCCGGTGGCCATGGAAGGGGCGCTCAAGCTCAAGGAAATCTCCTACATCCACGCGGAAGCCTACCCGGCCGGTGAACTCAAACACGGTCCGCTGGCCCTTGTGGATAACGACATGCCGGTGGTCACCGTTGCGCCGAACAACGAATTGCTGGAAAAGCTCAAGTCCAACCTGCAGGAAGTCCGCGCCCGTGGCGGCCAGTTGATCGTGTTCGCCGACGAGAAGGCCGGCATGACCAACGGCGAAGGCACCCATGTTGTGCACATGCCGCACATCCACGACATCCTGTCGCCAATCCTCTACACCATTCCGCTGCAACTGCTGTCGTACTACGTCGCCGTGCTCAAGGGCACCGACGTCGACCAGCCGCGCAATCTGGCGAAGTCGGTGACTGTGGAATAA
- the atpB gene encoding F0F1 ATP synthase subunit A, whose amino-acid sequence MAETTASGYIQHHLQNLTFGQHPTGGWGFAHTAAEAKEMGFWAFHVDTLGWSVALGLIFVFLFRMAAKKATSGQPGALQNFVEVLVEFVDGSVKDSFHGRSPVIAPLALTIFVWVFLMNAVDLVPVDWIPQLAILISGDAHIPFRAVSTTDPNATLGMAFSVFALIIFYSIKVKGLGGFIGELTLHPFGSKNIFVQALLIPVNFLLEFVTLIAKPISLALRLFGNMYAGELVFILIAVMFGSGLLWLSGLGVVLQWAWAVFHILIITLQAFIFMMLTIVYLSMAHEENH is encoded by the coding sequence ATGGCAGAAACAACCGCTTCGGGCTATATCCAGCACCACTTGCAGAACCTGACCTTCGGTCAGCACCCTACCGGCGGCTGGGGCTTTGCTCACACCGCAGCAGAAGCCAAGGAAATGGGCTTCTGGGCTTTCCACGTCGATACACTCGGCTGGTCGGTCGCTTTGGGTCTGATCTTCGTTTTCCTTTTCCGCATGGCGGCGAAGAAAGCGACCTCCGGTCAACCTGGCGCTTTGCAGAACTTCGTTGAAGTCCTGGTCGAATTCGTCGATGGCAGCGTGAAAGACAGCTTCCATGGCCGTAGCCCGGTGATTGCACCGCTGGCACTGACCATCTTCGTCTGGGTGTTCCTGATGAACGCCGTCGACCTGGTACCGGTCGACTGGATTCCTCAACTGGCCATCCTGATCTCCGGCGATGCTCACATTCCATTCCGTGCCGTGTCGACCACCGACCCGAACGCGACCCTGGGTATGGCGTTCTCGGTTTTCGCACTGATCATTTTCTACAGCATCAAGGTCAAGGGCCTCGGCGGCTTCATCGGCGAGCTGACCCTGCACCCGTTCGGCAGCAAGAACATCTTCGTTCAGGCGCTGCTGATCCCGGTGAACTTCCTGCTGGAATTCGTGACCCTGATCGCCAAGCCGATCTCCCTGGCTCTGCGTCTGTTCGGCAACATGTATGCCGGCGAGCTGGTGTTCATCCTGATCGCTGTGATGTTCGGCAGCGGCCTGCTCTGGCTCAGTGGCCTGGGCGTTGTACTGCAGTGGGCGTGGGCGGTGTTCCACATCCTGATCATCACCCTGCAGGCGTTCATCTTCATGATGCTGACCATCGTCTACCTGTCGATGGCGCACGAAGAAAACCATTAA
- the atpD gene encoding F0F1 ATP synthase subunit beta: MSSGRIVQIIGAVIDVEFPRDSVPSIYDALKVQGAETTLEVQQQLGDGVVRTIAMGSTEGLKRGLDVNNTGAAISVPVGKATLGRIMDVLGNPIDEAGPIDTEERWGIHRAAPSFAEQAGGNDLLETGIKVIDLVCPFAKGGKVGLFGGAGVGKTVNMMELIRNIAIEHSGYSVFAGVGERTREGNDFYHEMKDSNVLDKVALVYGQMNEPPGNRLRVALTGLTMAEKFRDEGNDVLLFVDNIYRYTLAGTEVSALLGRMPSAVGYQPTLAEEMGVLQERITSTKQGSITSIQAVYVPADDLTDPSPATTFAHLDATVVLSRDIASLGIYPAVDPLDSTSRQLDPNVIGNEHYETARGVQYVLQRYKELKDIIAILGMDELSEADKQLVNRARKIQRFLSQPFFVAEVFTGSPGKYVSLKDTIAGFKGILNGDYDHLPEQAFYMVGGIEEAIEKAKKL; encoded by the coding sequence ATGAGTAGCGGACGTATCGTTCAAATCATCGGCGCCGTTATCGACGTGGAATTCCCACGCGACAGCGTACCGAGCATCTACGACGCTTTGAAAGTTCAAGGCGCCGAAACCACTCTGGAAGTTCAGCAGCAGCTGGGCGACGGCGTGGTTCGTACCATTGCGATGGGCTCCACCGAAGGCTTGAAGCGCGGTCTGGACGTCAACAACACTGGCGCAGCCATCTCCGTACCGGTCGGTAAAGCGACTCTGGGCCGGATCATGGACGTACTGGGCAACCCGATCGACGAAGCGGGTCCAATCGACACCGAAGAGCGTTGGGGTATCCACCGCGCCGCTCCTTCCTTCGCAGAACAGGCAGGCGGCAACGACCTGCTGGAAACCGGCATCAAGGTTATCGACCTGGTTTGCCCGTTCGCCAAGGGTGGTAAGGTTGGTCTGTTCGGTGGTGCCGGTGTGGGCAAAACCGTAAACATGATGGAACTGATCCGTAACATCGCCATCGAGCACAGCGGTTATTCCGTGTTCGCCGGTGTGGGTGAGCGTACTCGTGAGGGTAACGACTTCTACCACGAGATGAAGGATTCCAACGTTCTGGACAAAGTGGCGCTGGTTTACGGCCAGATGAACGAGCCGCCGGGAAACCGTCTGCGCGTTGCTCTGACCGGCCTGACCATGGCCGAGAAGTTCCGTGACGAAGGTAACGACGTTCTGCTGTTCGTCGACAACATCTATCGTTACACCCTGGCCGGTACCGAAGTATCCGCACTGCTGGGCCGTATGCCTTCGGCAGTAGGTTACCAGCCGACCCTGGCTGAAGAGATGGGCGTACTGCAAGAGCGCATCACTTCGACCAAGCAAGGTTCGATTACTTCGATCCAGGCCGTATACGTACCAGCGGACGACTTGACCGACCCGTCGCCAGCGACCACCTTCGCCCACTTGGACGCCACCGTCGTACTGTCCCGTGACATCGCTTCCCTGGGTATCTACCCAGCGGTAGACCCACTGGACTCGACTTCGCGTCAGCTGGATCCGAACGTGATCGGCAACGAGCACTACGAAACCGCTCGCGGTGTTCAGTACGTGCTGCAGCGTTACAAGGAACTGAAGGACATCATCGCGATCCTGGGTATGGACGAGCTGTCGGAAGCCGACAAGCAGTTGGTAAACCGTGCTCGTAAGATCCAGCGTTTCTTGTCGCAGCCGTTCTTCGTGGCTGAAGTCTTCACCGGTTCTCCAGGCAAATACGTTTCCCTGAAAGACACCATTGCTGGCTTCAAAGGCATCCTCAACGGTGACTACGACCACCTGCCAGAACAAGCGTTCTACATGGTTGGCGGCATCGAAGAAGCGATCGAGAAAGCCAAGAAACTGTAA
- a CDS encoding DeoR/GlpR family DNA-binding transcription regulator, protein MSKRNTPQRRHNILALLNEQGEVSVDELAKRFETSEVTIRKDLAALESHGLLLRRYGGAITMPQELVADIGQPVSTYKQAIARAAVKRIREHARIIIDSGSTTAAMIPELGQQPGLVVMTNSLHVANALSELEHEPVLLMTGGTWDPHSESFQGQVAEQVLRSYDFDQLFIGADGIDLVRGTTTFNELLGLSRVMADVAREVIVMVEADKIGRKIPNLELPWSSVHTLITDDRLPLEARDQIQARGINLICAAVSQEK, encoded by the coding sequence ATGTCGAAACGCAACACCCCCCAACGACGCCACAATATCCTTGCCTTGCTCAATGAGCAGGGTGAAGTCAGCGTGGACGAGTTGGCCAAGCGTTTCGAAACTTCGGAAGTTACGATTCGCAAGGATCTGGCGGCGCTCGAAAGCCATGGCCTGCTGCTACGCCGTTACGGCGGGGCGATCACCATGCCTCAAGAGCTGGTGGCCGATATCGGCCAGCCCGTTTCGACTTATAAACAGGCCATCGCCCGTGCGGCGGTCAAGCGCATTCGCGAACATGCGCGGATCATCATCGACAGCGGCAGTACCACGGCGGCGATGATCCCCGAACTCGGCCAGCAGCCGGGCCTGGTGGTGATGACCAATTCCCTGCACGTCGCCAACGCCTTGAGCGAGCTCGAGCACGAACCGGTGCTGTTGATGACCGGTGGCACCTGGGACCCGCATTCCGAATCCTTCCAGGGCCAGGTCGCCGAACAGGTACTACGCTCCTACGATTTCGACCAGTTGTTCATCGGTGCCGATGGCATCGACCTGGTACGCGGCACCACCACGTTCAATGAACTGCTGGGGCTCAGCCGGGTCATGGCTGATGTCGCCCGCGAAGTGATCGTAATGGTCGAAGCCGACAAGATCGGCCGCAAGATCCCCAACCTGGAACTGCCCTGGAGCAGTGTCCATACCCTAATTACCGATGATCGCCTGCCGCTCGAGGCACGGGATCAGATTCAGGCCCGCGGCATCAACTTGATTTGCGCGGCTGTCAGTCAGGAGAAATAG
- a CDS encoding F0F1 ATP synthase subunit epsilon: MAMTVHCDIVSAEGEIFSGLVEMVIAHGALGDLGIALGHAPLITNLKPGPIRLVKQGGEEEVYYISGGFLEVQPNMVKVLADTVQRAADLDEASAQEAVKAAEKALHERGAEFDYGSASARLAEAAAQLRTVQQIRKKFGH, encoded by the coding sequence ATGGCTATGACAGTCCATTGCGATATCGTCAGCGCGGAAGGAGAAATCTTTTCCGGTCTGGTCGAGATGGTGATTGCGCACGGTGCACTGGGTGATCTTGGTATCGCCCTGGGTCACGCGCCGCTGATCACTAATCTGAAGCCAGGTCCGATCCGCCTGGTCAAGCAGGGCGGGGAAGAGGAGGTGTATTACATCTCCGGCGGTTTCCTCGAGGTTCAGCCGAACATGGTCAAGGTTCTTGCCGACACCGTGCAACGTGCTGCCGACCTGGACGAAGCCTCCGCTCAGGAAGCCGTCAAGGCTGCCGAGAAAGCCCTGCATGAGCGGGGCGCGGAATTCGATTACGGTTCTGCTTCCGCACGTCTGGCCGAGGCTGCAGCTCAGCTGCGCACCGTCCAGCAGATCCGCAAGAAGTTCGGCCACTAA
- the atpE gene encoding F0F1 ATP synthase subunit C: METVVGLTAIAVALLIGLGALGTAIGFGLLGGKFLEGAARQPEMVPMLQVKMFIVAGLLDAVTMIGVGIALFFTFANPFVGQIAG, translated from the coding sequence ATGGAAACTGTAGTTGGTCTAACCGCTATCGCTGTTGCACTGTTGATCGGCCTGGGCGCACTGGGTACCGCAATTGGTTTCGGCCTGCTGGGCGGCAAGTTCCTGGAAGGCGCTGCGCGTCAACCAGAAATGGTTCCAATGCTGCAAGTTAAAATGTTCATCGTTGCCGGTCTGCTCGACGCCGTAACCATGATCGGTGTTGGTATCGCTCTGTTCTTCACCTTTGCGAACCCGTTCGTTGGTCAGATCGCTGGCTAA